The Gossypium arboreum isolate Shixiya-1 chromosome 6, ASM2569848v2, whole genome shotgun sequence DNA window AGAGATTTCTAGATTGCTACTAAGATAACATCATAACCAGTGTTGTCAAGGCTGCAAGGCGCACTCTAGGTGCTAGAACCTTTAAATTGGTGCAAGAAAAGTGCTAGCCTAAGTGAAGTAAAGcgcaatatatgtatataattttaGCAGGTCTGTATATATGATATATAAAGCTTAAGATGTATAATAAACTCTAAATTATGGTCTAGTTTATCTACAAAACATGcaatttttttattgattaatATGCATGATTTCCTTATAGTCAATGTTTGTTGCTGAATGCTcaaatattgggaagtatatagTTTGACATGATTCCTTTCTAACTAGTAAAGAGATATCAAATGAGGTcgtgaaaaataaaagaaattaaaagagaTTCAATCAAGTGGATTTTTTTATGCTATTGCCAAGTGCTCCTAGGTGCAAGCCTCGTGTGCCTAATCAAAAGGATTTACTATGTTCTTAGATGATTGATTACAGTTCACAGTAagcttttgagttttgaaatgaaTGTTTTATATCAAATTATGAACAGAGTTCTTTAGCTTATATCACTAAAGGTCTGCTCTTGAATAGAACACAGTGAAATCAATAAGATACTAATCTTGGCTTTTGATAAAAAAGAATTGAGTACGAGTCTAGGCtttggaaacatttggaaatttCTATCACTTCAGTAGCACTACTCTAATTGTATGATCAAAGTTGAAATACTTGTGTTATGCTTTGTTTTATTAGCTGTAGAAAAGACTTTAGAATGTGCATTATATGTATTGATTTGTGAAGCAGATGAAGTCTCTGTAGTCTGGATGTTCAAATTCAACTTCTAAATAACTTTATTCATACTATTTTGATTTTCATAAAACTCTCCTACAGTTTTCTTTGATTATGAGCTTGGATGTCATGTTTTATTTGTTTTGTGCACATTTTCTTATGTATGCTTTCCAACAAGGTGAAAAGGGCTCATCCTTTGCAGGTTTGGGCAGCTAGTTTTGCTATTGCTATACTGAAGCAACAAGGTTTGGGTAGCTGGCTTTCCAACAGCTGGTTTTCCAACAAGGTTTGGGCAGCTGCAGCCTGGGAAATGGCTACTGGTTTTAAAAAATGCTGTAGTTAGTGATTGCATATTGATCATCTGTACACCCAAGGCAATACAATTTTTGATGCTTTCTTTGATATTCTTTTTAATGCTTGGCAACTAAATCAAATTTCTCTACAGATATTTGAGAAGAACCCTACTGAGTTCAAGAATTATGGTATAAGGCTCCGCTACCAAAGCCATACTGGTTATCTTAACATGTACATGGAATACCGTGACACTATTCTAAACGGAGTTGTTGAACAGAAGTATACTGAGATGGCTTCTCGCCACAGAGTCTGGTTCCCATGTATCCAGATTATCAAGACTGCAACTATGCAAGAGAGATAGCACCAAGCAGCTCACAACTCCAAAATCAAGTTCCCATTAGTGTTCAATAAGGTAAGGCCGCCTACTAGGAAGCTGAAAACCACTTACAAGGCATCAAAGTCTAACTTGTTTAAGTTCTCTCATTGCAATGAAAAGAGAGTTAATGTGGTTTAtagttctaaaatttttggtagtGGACATCTGTCAGTTTGTTGATTGGATATTGTTTTTCATTTGACAAGCCTAGGCCACATCTGACTGGTTAAAGttgaattttctttaatttactaTCACATTTTGTTTACTTTGATGAGCTGGTTTGCAATGCTTGAACTTTATTTTCTAGGGTTTTTGTTTCTCAAAGGCAACTAGGACGCTTTAGTAAAAGAAATTGCTGGCTTTATTTCACAAGTTTTCTAATAAATTTGATGGTGTATCATTTTTTGGGACTTGAATTTGGTAACTGATACTACATTGGGGCTCGAATTTATTATTGATGCACTAAGTTAGGCAATTGTTCTTACATTCGGGTTTAAACTAAgcaattatttttgttttaaggcTTGAATTTATGTTTTGTCCAAGTTAAATCCCAAAACATGGCAATGGTTCATATAtaatggtttaaattttttttgtctaACTTTTTTAGAGTAATATAAGAACTTGGCAACTTGTACATGCttgatattaaatataaatttattaatatatataattatctcaattaaacaatgaaaagataataaattcttaaatacatatttgtttaatttaaaacagCTTTTTCGAAAATTATTTTATGGAAATCtgccaaacaacagaaaatattttacacagattcatccaaacactagaaaagtaaatcatttccagaaaagtaaatcattttgcAGAAATCATTTTTCGGAAAAtattttactggcaaacaaacggagccttagTGGTAAGGTGTCAACTTACCATTGAGTCTTGTGTTCAAATCCTTGTTTGAGCAAAATGGAATTATTTTTGCTAGTTTTTATGTGTGCCAACCTTTTAGGGGAAATTGAGTTGGTTTTGAACTCTAGGGAGTTTGTTTGGATGAGTAACAGGTAGTGGAGTTGTGGGtggttttaaatttgattttcattatttttatatatttttatcttttctttttctttttccccaaTTTTGTTTCCCATATTCTCCACTTTGTTTTCTCCACCCATTTCTTTTGTTGTTCTTcacaaaattctttctttttgaaATTCTTTTGTTTCTTGATATTTTGTTTTAAGGTTGCTATACTCAAAATTATTTCTTTTGAGTCTATCTTTATTGTTTCGAATTTAGTGAGTTCCTAAGGTTGGGTAAGAGTTATTAGTTCTTTTTGGGTTGTGGTTTAACCCATAATTGTTAAGCTTTTTAAGTAGGAAaggattttaatgtttatttgtGTGCTTGTTGCAATTAGGAGAAGATCATGAGATGATTAATCCTCTGATCGATTAAGTTCATCTTTTTGGATGCTGATCGTTTAAGGGTGAGTTTTTCTATCATTCTTGGGGCTGTTTTGCTTTGCAAATAAGTTCATATGTAGATGTTATATTAGTTTGCTATTCGAGTGTGTTAAAATTTCGTTATTAATTCGTGGAAATTGTTAGTTTTAGGTTCTCTTGATCTAGTTCTTGAGGGTTCATCAAAATTTAATCAGGTTTGTGTTCCTAACTCGTAACCCCCGTGAATAAAtctgaaaaatttggaaaaaccCAAGAAATTTGAAGTAGTTCTTCATCAAACTGTTCTTTGTATGAcccatttttttgaaattttcgttTAGGCCTGATTTAATCTATATTTTGTAATTAGATTTGTAAGGTCCATTTTGCTTAAAAAAGACTCGAAATAAGGTATATGTGTTGATACGTTCGGTAAGTGAGTTGCATGGATATTATATGTGTCGATAATTTTTGGAAAGCATGACTATTTTTGTAAAGCATGTGTGACATCCGTGTTTTGTTATCAGTTTTGATATAATATCCGATTCGACTATATGATATCTACATTTGTTATTGTGATTTTGTATAAGCATTGGGGTGGGATTTGATGATGGAGAAAGGGTTTTTAGGTAGTATTACTACAATTTTGGTGGTTAAACCGCAACATATGTTTGGTAGCTTAGCTGTATCTTTACGAGTAACATATCTCCATGACCCagtgtgattggatggatggactcATGCAGTCCtattggtgtgattggttggacaaagctagtgtgtagcagatgggggtaggatttgttTGGGTATGATATGACATTTTGATTTTATATATGTTCTAGAAATATGACATTCTAATTTGATATATGTTTTTGGTAGTGTGTCATTCTAATATGATATCCATCCATATGAAACATTATAAGTATTTTTTTTGGTGTTTACATTtatgtataatataaataaattctATTTGTGGGCCAAGTCACTCATTGGGCTTCTAGCTCACCTGTTTGTTAATACGTTTCAGGTGAACTATAGACTTAGAACTAGACAGCGTGGGGGAGCTCGAATTGTTTATCGGTTAAATATATAAGTTGgttaatgttttaattattttgggATTGTAAATTTGATTTGGGCTTTGCTATTTGGTTATTGCGTTGTTTGTTGGATTTTGGTATTTTAACGTTAAATTGCAAAATCGTATGATTTACCAAACTAAAAatttggttttcaaaattaaaactttcaaaatttctgcTGCAAAGATTAAGTAATCACTTAAGTGTTTTTCTATAAATAATTAAATGCTTTTTAGCGAATGTTTGCCTTGGTTTTGGAAATGACCTGCCAAAATTAGTATTTTTTTTCAACACATTATTTTGACTTCAATTTTTAGCTTTGAGATAAGTGATTCCTGACTTAAGTGCTACTaaact harbors:
- the LOC108484813 gene encoding 60S ribosomal protein L18a-like; amino-acid sequence: MEHTTTAQQQFENSYSSIAVALKVKRAHPLQVWAASFAIAILKQQGLGSWLSNSWFSNKIFEKNPTEFKNYGIRLRYQSHTGYLNMYMEYRDTILNGVVEQKYTEMASRHRVWFPCIQIIKTATMQER